From the Lolium rigidum isolate FL_2022 chromosome 2, APGP_CSIRO_Lrig_0.1, whole genome shotgun sequence genome, one window contains:
- the LOC124692342 gene encoding pentatricopeptide repeat-containing protein At4g13650-like, translating to MALPPPLLPRSSCISRTVTHATPHKSVKTIPDARTSSSATAEHSLLRAHARAGRMQPARQVFEAMLPLDRSLVAWTAIMSGYATHGPASEALLLFLRMMDWSLRPDGFVFSVVLRACAAVGSLRFGRQIHCAAAKMGYVGSDLFVANGLLTMYASCQSLGCAEKVFDGIAVPDLVSWTSMLSGYTENGCHNEALMLFLEMAHASIGCDAFSLSVALRAASSLANRSLGHQLHCCIIKSGFSKSGFLENCLIQFYGRSMELQLMQKVFDGMDNKDLVSSNTIIQCYADNMCDEQALSHFRAMMFEGTECDEFTLGSILHVVTRIGAIHHGMEIHGYLIRAGLDSDEHVMSALMDMYVNSATLHKIQCMIPLRMLRYYLLVQGKLDQFILASSLRLCASDLDLAAGRMLHAYILKFNMNADPFVTSSLVDMYAKCGSLEESHLLFSTTKDPGIAAWSAVISGNCLNGQFERAMHLFRRMQLEHVQANEFTYTSVLTACVALGNVSGAMEILGNSIRNGYGTNASVVQTLIRFYLRQGQFQHALNLCLSLSNHEISWGALVKAFAQDDDHIGVLNLFRVIQRSGGVLDYPTALDILNSCGKLELLSEGLQAHAYLTKRGLASKPCISNHLVDMYSNCGSLEHALDAFRYISDKNASSWTSVIIAHIENDSPEAAIDLFVQMLRREKIPTSLAFLSVLKACAEIGLVTEAFQFFVSMTEVYKIKPSKGHYSHMIEVLGHAGMFKEAEHFIDSVVPSDSSASAWSLLCSAAKRNGNTKVVKLAMDKLACLVPYDC from the coding sequence ATGGCGCTCCCTCCTCCCTTGCTCCCGCGCTCGTCCTGTATCTCCAGAACCGTCACCCACGCCACCCCACACAAATCAGTGAAAACCATACCAGATGCccgcacctcctcctccgccacggcGGAGCACTCGCTGCTTCGCGCCCATGCGCGCGCCGGTCGAATGCAGCCCGCGCGACAGGTGTTCGAGGCAATGCTGCCGCTGGACAGGTCCCTTGTCGCTTGGACCGCCATAATGTCCGGGTACGCCACTCATGGTCCCGCGTCCGAGGCGCTTTTACTGTTTCTCCGCATGATGGATTGGTCACTCAGGCCTGACGGGTTCGTCTTCTCAGTCGTGCTACGCGCCTGTGCGGCAGTTGGGAGCCTCAGATTTGGAAGGCAGATCCACTGTGCCGCTGCCAAGATGGGCTACGTAGGGTCTGACCTCTTTGTAGCGAACGGCCTCCTTACCATGTATGCCAGCTGCCAGTCACTGGGTTGCGCCGAGAAGGTGTTCGATGGCATTGCCGTGCCTGATTTGGTTTCTTGGACCTCTATGCTCAGCGGCTACACTGAAAATGGCTGCCATAACGAGGCGCTAATGTTGTTCTTGGAAATGGCCCATGCCAGTATTGGATGTGATGCGTTCAGTCTATCGGTTGCACTCAGGGCAGCTTCTAGTTTGGCCAATCGAAGTTTGGGACATCAGCTGCATTGCTGCATCATCAAGTCAGGGTTTTCTAAAAGTGGGTTCTTGGAGAATTGTCTGATCCAGTTCTATGGGAGGTCAATGGAACTGCAGCTGATGCAGAAAGTGTTTGATGGTATGGATAACAAGGATTTGGTTTCTTCCAATACCATCATCCAGTGCTATGCGGATAACATGTGTGATGAGCAGGCTTTGTCTCACTTCCGGGCAATGATGTTTGAAGGCACCGAATGCGATGAGTTTACGTTGGGCAGCATTTTGCATGTTGTTACAAGAATAGGTGCTATTCATCATGGCATGGAAATACATGGCTACCTCATCAGGGCTGGTCTGGACTCAGATGAGCATGTTATGAGTGCCCTCATGGATATGTATGTCAACTCGGCCACTCTTCATAAGATACAATGTATGATACCTTTGAGAATGCTAAGATACTATTTGCTGGTTCAGGGAAAGCTGGATCAGTTCATTTTGGCCAGTAGTTTGAGGTTATGTGCTTCTGATCTTGATTTAGCAGCAGGAAGGATGTTACACGCCTACATTTTGAAGTTTAACATGAATGCAGACCCCTTTGTCACTAGTTCACTGGTCGACATGTATGCTAAATGTGGCTCACTGGAGGAATCACATCTTCTCTTTTCAACAACCAAGGATCCAGGTATAGCCGCATGGTCCGCAGTAATCTCAGGCAATTGTTTGAATGGTCAGTTTGAAAGAGCAATGCATTTGTTTAGGAGGATGCAGTTGGAGCATGTGCAAGCTAACGAATTCACTTATACCTCTGTACTGACAGCATGTGTGGCTTTGGGGAATGTCTCAGGTGCCATGGAGATCCTTGGAAACTCCATCAGAAATGGTTATGGAACCAATGCTTCTGTTGTGCAAACTCTAATAAGATTTTACTTAAGACAAGGGCAGTTCCAACATGCTCTTAATTTGTGCTTATCACTCTCAAACCATGAGATCTCTTGGGGTGCACTGGTTAAAGCATTTGCTCAAGATGATGATCATATTGGAGTACTTAATCTTTTTCGTGTTATCCAACGTTCTGGTGGGGTTCTTGACTACCCGACTGCATTGGACATCTTGAATTCTTGTGGAAAATTAGAACTCCTTAGTGAAGGGCTTCAAGCACACGCCTATCTTACAAAGCGTGGCCTTGCTTCTAAACCATGCATCAGTAATCACCTTGTTGACATGTACTCCAATTGTGGTAGCCTCGAACATGCATTGGATGCCTTCAGATATATATCTGACAAGAATGCATCTTCTTGGACCTCAGTAATCATAGCTCATATAGAAAATGACAGCCCAGAGGCAGCCATTGACCTGTTTGTGCAGATGTTAAGAAGAGAGAAAATACCAACTTCGCTTGCATTCTTATCTGTGCTGAAGGCCTGTGCAGAAATTGGCCTTGTAACTGAAGCCTTCCAGTTCTTTGTGTCCATGACTGAGGTTTATAAAATAAAACCTTCAAAAGGTCATTACTCCCATATGATTGAGGTTTTGGGTCATGCTGGAATGTTCAAGGAGGCAGAGCATTTCATTGATAGTGTAGTCCCTTCAGACTCTAGTGCTTCAGCCTGGAGTTTACTTTGTTCTGCTGCCAAACGAAATGGAAACACCAAAGTAGTGAAGCTTGCAATGGACAAACTAGCATGTCTTGTTCCGTACGATTGTTGA
- the LOC124692341 gene encoding copper transport protein ATX1-like, translated as MATESQTVELKVAMSCGGCSGAVKRVLTKMQGVETFDIDMEQQKVTVKGNVTPEDVFQTVSKTGKKTSFWEAEATPVQAAAPAAEAPAAAAATEAPAAAAATEAHAAAAATEAPPANTDA; from the exons ATGGCCACCGAGTCTCAG ACTGTTGAGCTCAAGGTCGCCATGTCCTGCGGAGGCTGTTCGGGGGCTGTCAAAAGGGTCCTCACCAAAATGCAAG GTGTGGAGACCTTCGACATAGACATGGAGCAACAGAAGGTGACCGTGAAAGGCAACGTCACACCTGAAGATGTTTTCCAGACGGTTTCCAAgacggggaagaagacctccTTCTGGGAGGCCGAAGCCACTCCGGTGCAGGCTGCTGCTCCGGCAGCGGAGGCACCTGCCGCCGCGGCTGCAACCGAAGCACCTGCCGCCGCGGCTGCAACGGAAGCACATGCCGCCGCGGCTGCGACGGAAGCTCCCCCAGCCAACACCGATGCTTGA